In Streptacidiphilus sp. P02-A3a, the DNA window CCAATGAATTCAATCCGCCTGTGGCCGCGCCCGTGCTGCCGCGTGGACAGTACCCGGTGGCCTTGACCCGAAAGGAACTCTCTGCCATGCCAAAAGGGGCGGAGACGCACGCAGACGAAGAGAACCGGAAATCGTTGACCGTCGATGCGGCAGATTCTCTCGCGGCCGCCTTGTATGCCCGTGCGACATCCCAGAAGAGCGTCTCCCGCGACGATCTGCTCAAGAGCGTCGACTCCCCACTCGATGACACCCAGCGAGCGATCGACCGGCTCGTGGAACTCCGGGTACTGCGCAGCCAACGCGGACGGCCGGACATGTTCACCCCGGTCGCCCCCGCCACCGCCGGCGCCCAGCTGCTGCTCCCGGTGCTCCGGGCGATGGGTGACCAGCAGGCAATGATCAACGACGTGTCGGCGCACCTCTCGGCGCTGCTGCCGATATACGAGGGGAGCGCCCTCGAACGGGCCCAGGAGCAGCTCCTGGAGCGGCTGGACGACGTGGACGACGTGCGCGCGGCGCTGTCCGAACTGGCGGCCCGGGCCACGCGGGAGATCCTGGTCTCGCAACCGGGGGGCCCACGAGCCGGGAGCGTCGCCCAGGAGACGAGGGACCGCACGATGCGCGCCCTGGAACGCGGCGTGCCGACGAAGACGCTGTACCAGTACTCGGCGCAGTTCCACCAGCCGACCTACGACCACGTCGCGCTGGCCGTCGAGCGCGGGGCCGAGGTCCGCGTGGTCAGCGACGCCTTCATGCGGCTGATCGTCTTCGACCGGAAGGTCGCGCTCATCGATCTGGTCGACAACGAGCGGGGCTCGCTGCTCGTGCGCGACCCGAACATCGTCCACTTCCTGACCCGGGCCTTCGCCAAGGTCTGGGACACGG includes these proteins:
- a CDS encoding helix-turn-helix transcriptional regulator, translated to MYARATSQKSVSRDDLLKSVDSPLDDTQRAIDRLVELRVLRSQRGRPDMFTPVAPATAGAQLLLPVLRAMGDQQAMINDVSAHLSALLPIYEGSALERAQEQLLERLDDVDDVRAALSELAARATREILVSQPGGPRAGSVAQETRDRTMRALERGVPTKTLYQYSAQFHQPTYDHVALAVERGAEVRVVSDAFMRLIVFDRKVALIDLVDNERGSLLVRDPNIVHFLTRAFAKVWDTALPFPFSYERAQVLRTSEAMKIAIVGLLVEGYDDKVVAKRLGISLRTFQRHLSEVLRRIGARSRLHAGYLIREHRVLEGKFDATHRPADSSVNG